A region from the Brassica napus cultivar Da-Ae chromosome C8, Da-Ae, whole genome shotgun sequence genome encodes:
- the BNAC08G22870D gene encoding uncharacterized protein BNAC08G22870D gives MATSLASLPTSFCLNHVDECCKRSPTKPSLSSYHPAAKRSLMGHSLRCHEFSSTARRFVVMAATEGSRKSKESQPSWANPDSDEPPPWARDEGGSSSSTSQESFEVPFFVYLLASAITAIAAIGSVFEYSSRNPVFGVLESDSIFYTPVLGFFAFTGIPTSVFLWFKSVEAANKEAAEQDKRDGYR, from the exons atggCCACGTCTTTGGCCTCCCTTCCGACAAGTTTTTGTCTGAACCATGTTGATGAGTGTTGCAAGCGTTCACCCACCAAACCATCATTGTCAAGCTATCATCCAGCCGCGAAGAGGAGCCTGATGGGCCACTCGCTGCGCTGCCACGAATTTAGTAGTACAGCGAGGAGATTCGTAGTGATGGCTGCGACTGAAGGATCTAGAAAATCTAAAGAAAGTCAACCGTCTTGGGCGAATCCTGACTCGGACGAGCCACCTCCTTGGGCCAGAGACGAAGGaggctcttcttcttctacatctCAAGAGAGCTTTGAGGTTCCCTTCTTCGTTTATCTGCTTGCCTCAGCGATCACTGCCATTGCTGCT ATTGGTTCTGTTTTTGAGTACTCGAGTAGGAATCCAGTGTTCGGTGTCTTGGAATCCGACAGCATCTTTTATACTCCTGTTCTTGGTTTCTTTGCTTTCACTGGAATCCCCACTTCT GTGTTCCTATGGTTCAAATCCGTTGAAGCTGCTAACAAGGAAGCTGCGGAACAAGATAAAAGAGATGGATATCGTTAA